A stretch of Porites lutea chromosome 5, jaPorLute2.1, whole genome shotgun sequence DNA encodes these proteins:
- the LOC140939166 gene encoding dolichyldiphosphatase 1-like produces MDSDAILTFPLRKASWIKRVAEIHGIFNMAEDTLRRSCENGDNSYLFDLAGNNVKWKTISLTHVEYPEGDFVGKVLAWCSLLPIFILVGFITLIIFRRELHTMTFLLGILVNEVVNLIVKHTLAYPRLCADHVFPNSSYAMPSDHAQFMAFFAVYSILFIYIRLVHFTQSTTVWDDLIENLWRHLVAVGVVLAAVAVGFSRIYLRYHTLHQVCYGFLLGSAIGVAWFMFTQTVLTPLFPTITTWPLCEYLMVRDSTLIPSVMWFEYTQSRTEMKKRQRRGSHNSYCKSHSS; encoded by the exons ATGGATTCGGACGCCATTTTGACCTTTCCGTTACGCAAGGCATCATGGATTAAACGGGTCGCCGAGATCCATGGGATATTCAATATGGCGGAAGACACGTTGAGACGGTCGTGTGAAAATGGGGACAATTCCTACTTATTTGATTTGGCTGGAAACAATGTTAAATGGAAAACGATATCTCTGACTCACGTTGAATATCCGGAAG GGGACTTTGTTGGAAAGGTTTTAGCTTGGTGTAGTTTACTACCAATTTTTATCTTGGTTGGTTTCATAACGTTGATAATCTTCAGACGCGAATTACACACG ATGACATTCCTTCTTGGAATTTTAGTAAATGAAGTTGTAAATTTGATCGTAAAACACACTCTGGCATATCCTAGGCTCTGTGCAGATCACGTGTTTCCAAATTCCTCTTATGCAATGCCCTCAGATCATGCTCAGTTTATGGCCTTCTTTGCAGTTTACTCTATCCTGTTTATCTATATAAG ACTAGTCCATTTTACTCAGTCAACCACTGTCTGGGATGATTTAATAGAAAATCTGTGGCGTCACTTAGTAGCAGTTGGTGTTGTGTTAGCTGCTGTTGCTGTAGGTTTCAGTAG AATATACCTTAGATACCACACACTACATCAAGTGTGTTATGGATTTCTCCTTGGCTCTGCAATTGGTGTTGCCTGGTTCATGTTCACTCAAACAGTTTTAACGCCACTCTTTCCAACCATAACAACATG GCCTCTATGTGAATATCTAATGGTCCGTGACTCGACTCTCATTCCATCAGTGATGTGGTTTGAATACACTCAATCAAGAACTGAAATGAA